The Hymenobacter sp. 5317J-9 genome has a window encoding:
- a CDS encoding PAS domain S-box protein has product MASFPAASSTRPVAPPLTALLDQLGQVYVLLDVVGTVMDVNEAFLALTGYTRKQVVGRIGYEMFSPLPERPTQRQEYLDSIAHETIAASSERPVLTRTGQLRQVHWRAGFTRDVAGIITGVWMAGEVPNEQLLASPALTGDSTHLQDFLDNAQDLVQHLSADNGFLFVNKAWKEKLGYSDAELATRTLADVVHPYYKAKLLYQLRNLYDGEPVNKVETVFLTNQGKPVHLIGSMSVVREEGQPVSSRAILHDITDRIKAERLQKVYYSIANLAISAKDLPSLYGAIHRELSKIIETSNLFIALCDDARTQLQFAYHVDQHPQHRPLGALPFSNGVSEYIIAGGQPRYLTHTDFQQLVRSGTVTAHGLVPEVMLASPLSIGDRIIGVLAVQDYTRADAYTPGDLDVLHFISNQVALAIERKRNEEQIGKQTARLNAIFESGSHVMWTVNTRAHLMNFNRNYAALFLRRNGTYPVRGLNLWEADLAHMPEHERDIFVRHYDAAAKGQAQRFEMRLRDARGYDVWTDIHLNPIYLGDGSFEEISAIAHDITEQKRAQLALEEQEEKFRNIFESFQDIYYRTDGEGLLTIVSPSVREVLGYEPEEVLGQPVRNYFVDADDMDRANSETERSRGLRNFETQMWHKDGYPVSVLVNARLTTPPEGEEPVGQLGTEGIARDVTEIRQMQDDLRLAKDAAEAALEAKTQFLANMSHELRTPMNGIIGMIDLLDQTVETEEQLDYVDTLRKSSDALLTILNDILDLSKIQAGKLQIHETAIELQAVMERIRALFIYRAEQKHIRFTYHITPHTPRFVITDEVRLLQILSNLVANAIKFTNEGTVAIVVSSVSTDGEHHTLRFAVQDSGIGISNDNASLLFTNFTQLDTTPSKAYGGTGLGLSISRQLAELLGGEIGVLSDEGEGSVFWFTISAREAVSSELPVAPQVREPVFQPFDASPRVLLVDDNAINQKVGQRLLTKLGCQVSVAGGGPEAIDMVTAPGADFNIIFMDIQMPDMDGVAATAEIRRLLGESCPPVVAMTAYSMQEDAGRFMRQGLDDYVGKPVKSRHLYEVLHRWLRPRPGRPVGEGSAMATAPAAPATVAGGPPPLPTPAPEVAKEPTLDETILRQLVELGGTEFTSDLYQEFEQEAGDLLRDAAPTAAEGNYRDLLPMLHQLKGTAATLGGVALAAQARYLEHQLKGGRMEEGAAGFQLLEYYFAQFVAEYPGAVERAISTPAE; this is encoded by the coding sequence ATGGCTTCATTCCCGGCTGCTTCTTCGACCCGCCCCGTGGCGCCGCCGCTGACAGCGCTGCTCGACCAACTGGGGCAAGTGTACGTGCTGCTCGACGTGGTGGGCACCGTCATGGACGTGAACGAAGCCTTCCTGGCGCTCACGGGCTACACACGCAAGCAGGTGGTGGGCCGCATCGGTTACGAGATGTTTTCGCCGTTGCCCGAGCGCCCCACCCAGCGCCAGGAATACCTCGACAGCATTGCCCATGAAACCATTGCCGCCAGCAGCGAGCGGCCCGTGCTCACACGTACGGGCCAGCTGCGGCAGGTGCACTGGCGCGCGGGCTTCACCCGCGACGTGGCCGGCATCATCACGGGCGTGTGGATGGCGGGCGAAGTGCCCAACGAGCAGCTGCTGGCCAGCCCCGCCCTCACCGGCGACAGCACCCACTTGCAGGACTTCCTCGACAACGCCCAGGACTTGGTGCAGCACCTGAGCGCCGACAACGGCTTCCTGTTCGTGAACAAGGCCTGGAAGGAAAAGCTGGGCTATTCCGACGCCGAGCTGGCCACCCGCACACTCGCCGATGTGGTGCACCCCTACTACAAGGCCAAGCTGCTGTACCAGCTGCGCAACTTGTACGACGGCGAGCCCGTGAACAAGGTCGAAACCGTGTTTCTGACCAATCAGGGCAAACCCGTGCACCTCATTGGGAGCATGAGCGTGGTGCGCGAGGAAGGCCAGCCGGTGAGCAGCCGCGCCATTCTGCACGACATCACCGACCGCATCAAGGCCGAGCGCCTGCAGAAGGTCTACTACAGCATTGCCAACCTGGCCATTTCGGCCAAAGACTTGCCCAGCCTCTACGGCGCCATTCACCGCGAGCTGAGCAAGATTATCGAAACCAGCAACCTGTTTATCGCGCTTTGCGACGACGCTCGCACGCAATTGCAGTTTGCCTACCACGTCGACCAGCACCCGCAGCACCGCCCGCTGGGCGCTTTGCCGTTTTCCAACGGCGTGTCGGAGTACATCATTGCCGGCGGGCAGCCCCGCTACCTCACGCACACCGATTTTCAGCAGCTGGTGCGCAGCGGCACCGTCACGGCCCACGGCCTGGTGCCCGAAGTGATGCTGGCCTCGCCGCTCAGCATCGGCGACCGCATCATTGGGGTGCTGGCCGTGCAGGACTACACCCGCGCCGATGCCTACACGCCCGGTGACCTCGACGTGCTGCACTTCATCTCGAACCAGGTGGCGCTGGCCATCGAGCGCAAGCGCAACGAGGAGCAGATTGGCAAGCAGACGGCCCGCCTCAACGCCATTTTCGAAAGCGGCTCGCACGTGATGTGGACAGTGAACACCCGTGCCCACCTCATGAACTTCAACCGCAACTACGCGGCCCTGTTCCTGCGGCGCAACGGCACCTACCCCGTGCGCGGCCTCAACCTGTGGGAAGCCGACCTGGCCCACATGCCCGAGCACGAGCGCGACATTTTTGTGCGCCATTACGACGCCGCCGCCAAGGGCCAGGCGCAGCGCTTTGAGATGCGCCTGCGCGACGCCCGCGGTTACGACGTGTGGACCGACATTCACCTGAACCCCATTTACCTGGGCGACGGCTCGTTTGAGGAGATTTCGGCCATTGCGCACGACATCACCGAGCAAAAGCGCGCCCAACTGGCGCTGGAAGAGCAGGAGGAGAAGTTCCGCAACATCTTCGAGTCGTTCCAAGACATCTATTACCGCACCGATGGCGAGGGCCTGCTCACCATCGTGAGCCCCTCGGTGCGCGAGGTGCTGGGCTACGAGCCCGAGGAGGTGCTGGGCCAGCCCGTGCGCAACTACTTCGTGGACGCCGACGACATGGACCGGGCCAACTCGGAAACCGAGCGCAGCCGCGGCCTGCGCAACTTCGAAACCCAGATGTGGCACAAGGACGGCTACCCGGTGAGTGTGCTGGTGAACGCCCGCTTGACCACCCCGCCCGAAGGCGAGGAGCCCGTCGGCCAACTCGGCACCGAAGGCATTGCCCGCGACGTGACCGAAATCCGGCAGATGCAGGACGACCTGCGCCTGGCCAAGGACGCCGCCGAAGCTGCGCTGGAAGCCAAAACGCAGTTCTTGGCCAACATGAGCCACGAGCTGCGCACGCCCATGAACGGCATCATTGGCATGATTGACCTGCTCGACCAAACGGTGGAAACCGAAGAGCAGCTCGACTACGTGGACACGCTGCGCAAGAGCTCCGATGCCCTGCTCACCATCCTGAACGACATCCTCGACCTGTCGAAAATTCAGGCCGGCAAGCTGCAGATTCACGAAACGGCCATCGAGTTGCAGGCCGTGATGGAGCGCATCCGGGCCCTGTTCATCTACCGGGCCGAGCAGAAGCACATCCGCTTCACCTACCACATCACGCCGCACACGCCGCGCTTCGTGATAACGGACGAGGTGCGCCTGCTCCAGATTTTGTCCAACCTCGTGGCCAACGCCATCAAGTTCACCAACGAAGGCACCGTGGCCATTGTGGTGAGCAGCGTGAGCACCGACGGCGAGCACCACACCCTGCGCTTCGCGGTGCAGGACTCGGGCATCGGCATTTCCAACGACAACGCCAGCCTGCTCTTCACCAACTTCACCCAGCTCGACACCACGCCCAGCAAGGCCTACGGCGGCACGGGCCTGGGCCTGAGCATCAGCCGGCAGCTGGCCGAGCTCTTGGGCGGCGAAATCGGCGTGCTGTCGGACGAGGGCGAGGGCTCGGTGTTCTGGTTCACCATCAGCGCCCGCGAGGCCGTGAGCAGCGAGCTGCCCGTGGCGCCGCAGGTGCGCGAGCCCGTGTTCCAGCCGTTTGATGCCTCGCCGCGCGTGCTCCTCGTCGACGACAACGCCATCAACCAGAAGGTGGGCCAGCGCCTGCTCACCAAGCTGGGCTGCCAGGTGAGCGTGGCCGGCGGCGGCCCCGAAGCCATTGACATGGTGACGGCCCCCGGGGCCGACTTCAACATCATCTTCATGGACATCCAGATGCCCGACATGGACGGCGTGGCGGCCACGGCCGAAATCCGGCGCTTGCTGGGCGAAAGCTGTCCGCCCGTGGTGGCCATGACGGCTTACTCCATGCAGGAAGACGCCGGCCGCTTCATGCGCCAGGGCCTCGACGACTACGTGGGCAAGCCCGTGAAAAGCCGCCACCTCTACGAAGTGCTGCACCGCTGGCTGCGCCCGCGCCCCGGCCGCCCCGTGGGCGAAGGGTCGGCCATGGCCACGGCGCCGGCCGCGCCGGCTACGGTAGCCGGCGGGCCGCCGCCCTTGCCCACGCCCGCGCCCGAGGTGGCCAAGGAGCCCACACTCGACGAAACCATCCTGCGGCAGCTGGTGGAGCTGGGCGGCACCGAGTTCACGTCCGACCTTTACCAGGAGTTTGAGCAGGAGGCCGGCGACCTGCTGCGCGACGCCGCCCCCACGGCCGCCGAAGGCAACTACCGCGACCTGCTGCCCATGTTGCACCAGTTAAAAGGCACGGCCGCCACGCTCGGCGGCGTGGCCCTGGCGGCCCAGGCCCGCTACCTCGAGCACCAGCTCAAGGGCGGGCGCATGGAGGAAGGCGCGGCGGGATTTCAACTTCTGGAATATTACTTTGCACAGTTCGTAGCCGAATACCCCGGCGCCGTTGAGCGAGCCATCAGTACCCCCGCCGAATAA
- a CDS encoding glycosyltransferase: MPLPSAPRLLFAVTTDLCFDQRMQRICGSLAAAGYQVQLVGWQRPASPPLTPQPYQQHRLRGWFQKGKLFYLEYNLRLLIYLLSQHAAAWCACDLDTALPVWLRARLGGQPLVYDAHELFTEVPEVVARPAVQRVWRWVEGFIVPRARLAYTVGPALAGVFEQRYGRPFGVVRNVSRLREQDVLPPAPSAAPAGGYILYQGALNVGRGLENLLDAMPQVAGRLVICGEGDLSAALRARADRLGLLESGKVEFRGFVLPETLREVTRHAAVGIMLLENIGLSYYYSLANKFFDYVHAGIPQVLIDFPEYRTLNDEFDVAELVTDLAPATLARALNRLLRDEPARYQHLAANCRRAAPELSWQHEERALRQYWAQVVPLAE; this comes from the coding sequence TTGCCGCTTCCTTCCGCGCCGCGCCTGCTTTTCGCCGTTACCACCGACCTGTGCTTCGACCAGCGCATGCAGCGCATTTGCGGCAGCCTGGCCGCGGCCGGCTACCAGGTGCAGCTCGTGGGCTGGCAGCGGCCGGCCTCGCCCCCGCTCACGCCCCAGCCCTACCAACAGCACCGGCTGCGCGGTTGGTTTCAGAAGGGCAAGCTGTTTTACCTGGAATACAACCTGCGGCTGCTCATCTACTTACTGAGCCAACACGCCGCCGCCTGGTGCGCCTGCGACCTCGACACCGCCCTGCCCGTGTGGCTACGGGCGAGGTTAGGCGGGCAGCCGCTGGTATACGACGCCCACGAGTTGTTCACGGAGGTGCCCGAGGTGGTGGCCCGGCCGGCGGTGCAGCGCGTGTGGCGCTGGGTCGAAGGCTTCATTGTGCCGCGGGCGCGGCTGGCTTACACCGTAGGGCCGGCGTTGGCCGGAGTGTTTGAGCAACGCTACGGCCGGCCCTTTGGCGTGGTGCGCAACGTGAGTCGCCTACGCGAACAAGACGTATTGCCGCCCGCGCCCAGCGCCGCGCCGGCCGGCGGCTACATCCTGTACCAGGGGGCCCTGAACGTGGGCCGCGGCCTCGAAAACCTGCTCGATGCCATGCCGCAAGTGGCCGGCCGGCTGGTGATATGCGGCGAAGGCGACCTCTCGGCGGCCCTGCGCGCGCGCGCCGACCGGCTGGGCCTGCTGGAATCGGGCAAAGTGGAGTTTCGCGGCTTCGTGCTGCCCGAGACGCTCCGTGAGGTGACGCGCCACGCCGCCGTGGGCATTATGCTGCTCGAAAACATCGGGCTGAGCTATTACTATTCGCTGGCCAACAAGTTCTTCGACTACGTGCATGCCGGCATCCCGCAGGTGCTCATCGATTTTCCCGAATACCGCACCCTCAACGACGAGTTCGACGTGGCCGAGCTGGTGACCGACCTCGCGCCCGCTACCCTGGCCCGCGCCCTCAACCGCCTGCTGCGCGACGAGCCCGCCCGCTACCAGCACCTGGCCGCCAACTGCCGCCGCGCCGCGCCCGAGCTCAGCTGGCAGCACGAGGAGCGGGCGCTGCGGCAGTATTGGGCACAAGTAGTGCCGCTGGCTGAATAG
- a CDS encoding amidase: MKKRLPALLLGTACFAAGVLVARPSAPEEITVPMLRAAQQLMGLSFSDAQLDSTRRNLSGYRDSYEALRKLDMPNSVAPSVVFDPRPLRLRQAALTAATVNPGKLPEMAKVKLPATRDDLAFYTVRQLGELLRTKQISSEELTTFFLARLKKYDPKLHCVITLTEDLALQQARQADQEIRAGKYRGPLHGIPYGAKDLFSAKGYKTTWGSVPYKDQTLDEDAAVVERLRAAGAVLCAKLTLGELAQGDVWFGEKTRTPWDVTKGSSGSSAGSASAVAAGLLPFAIGTETLGSIISPSTACGTTGLRPTYGRVSRAGAMALSWTMDKAGPLARSAEDCALVLAALTAAGPDARDPATLLAPNAFRYAFGTNLKKLRVGYIKKAFDQDYPTKANDQAVLDVLRKLGVELVPLEMPALSGNILRFVLTAEGAAAFDGLTRSGRDGQMVLQNRFAWPNTFRSSRFIPAVEYLQAQRARSLLIEQMDAQLKGFDAYITPSFSASLVVTNLTGHPAIALPNGFTPQGLPTTITFIGQLYEEGTLLALAKAYQDATEFDEKHPPLNF; the protein is encoded by the coding sequence TTGAAAAAACGACTCCCTGCCCTGCTCCTTGGCACGGCCTGTTTCGCCGCTGGCGTCCTGGTGGCGCGGCCCTCGGCCCCGGAAGAAATCACGGTGCCCATGCTGCGCGCTGCCCAGCAGCTCATGGGGCTGAGCTTCTCCGACGCCCAGCTCGATTCGACGCGCCGCAACCTGAGCGGCTACCGCGACAGCTACGAGGCCCTGCGCAAGCTGGACATGCCCAACAGCGTGGCGCCCTCGGTGGTGTTCGACCCGCGCCCCCTGCGGCTGCGGCAGGCCGCTCTGACGGCAGCCACCGTCAACCCCGGCAAGCTGCCGGAAATGGCCAAGGTAAAGCTGCCCGCCACCCGCGACGACCTCGCTTTCTACACCGTGCGCCAGCTGGGCGAGCTGCTGCGCACCAAGCAGATTTCTTCTGAAGAGTTGACCACATTCTTTCTGGCCCGCCTTAAGAAGTACGACCCCAAGCTGCACTGCGTCATCACCCTCACCGAGGACCTGGCTCTGCAGCAGGCCCGGCAGGCCGACCAAGAAATCAGGGCCGGTAAGTACCGTGGGCCGCTGCACGGCATCCCCTACGGCGCCAAGGACTTGTTCAGCGCCAAGGGCTACAAAACCACCTGGGGCTCGGTGCCCTACAAAGACCAAACCCTAGACGAAGACGCGGCCGTGGTAGAGCGCCTGCGCGCCGCCGGCGCTGTGCTCTGCGCCAAGCTCACGCTGGGCGAGCTGGCCCAGGGCGACGTGTGGTTTGGTGAGAAAACCCGCACGCCCTGGGACGTCACCAAGGGTTCCAGCGGCTCGTCGGCGGGTTCGGCGTCGGCGGTGGCGGCGGGGCTGCTGCCGTTTGCCATCGGCACCGAAACGCTGGGCTCCATCATCAGCCCCAGCACGGCGTGCGGCACCACCGGCCTGCGCCCCACCTACGGCCGCGTGAGCCGCGCCGGCGCCATGGCCCTGAGCTGGACCATGGACAAAGCCGGCCCGCTGGCCCGTTCGGCTGAAGATTGCGCCCTGGTGCTGGCTGCCCTCACCGCCGCCGGCCCCGATGCCCGCGACCCCGCCACCCTGCTGGCGCCCAACGCTTTCCGCTACGCCTTCGGCACAAACTTGAAAAAGCTGCGCGTGGGCTACATCAAAAAGGCTTTCGACCAGGACTACCCCACCAAGGCCAACGACCAGGCCGTGCTCGACGTGCTGCGCAAGCTAGGCGTGGAGCTGGTGCCGCTGGAGATGCCCGCGCTGTCGGGCAATATCCTGCGCTTTGTACTTACGGCCGAAGGCGCGGCGGCGTTCGATGGCCTCACCCGCTCGGGCCGCGATGGGCAGATGGTGCTGCAAAACCGCTTTGCCTGGCCCAATACCTTCCGCTCGTCGCGCTTCATTCCGGCCGTGGAGTACCTGCAGGCCCAGCGCGCCCGCAGCCTGCTCATCGAGCAGATGGATGCCCAACTCAAGGGCTTCGACGCGTACATCACGCCCTCCTTCAGCGCCAGCCTTGTGGTCACCAACCTGACTGGTCACCCCGCCATAGCCCTGCCCAACGGCTTCACACCCCAGGGCCTGCCTACCACCATCACCTTCATCGGCCAGCTCTACGAAGAAGGCACTTTGCTTGCTTTGGCCAAGGCCTACCAGGACGCCACGGAGTTTGACGAGAAACATCCCCCTCTGAACTTCTAA
- the miaA gene encoding tRNA (adenosine(37)-N6)-dimethylallyltransferase MiaA has translation MADLLPPAILTQLAPTAADPRPVLLTIAGPTAVGKTALCVQLAQQFNTEIVSADSRQFFRELSIGTAKPTPEEMQGVAHHFIDSHSISEDYSAGRFAADALAVLEKLFKQHPLVILTGGSGLYVQAVTDGLDELPSVPPEVRAQLHTELATHGLPHLVAELAQTDPVAHARIDQQNPQRIVRALEITRATGRPFSSFHSDGPPPENPLFRNVKVALTREREMLYERINLRVEHMLAAGLLEEVQSVLPYRHHHALQTVGYQEIFGYLDGEYDWAEAVRLLQRNTRRYAKRQLTWLRRDPAYQWVELG, from the coding sequence ATGGCAGACCTGCTTCCCCCTGCTATCCTGACCCAACTGGCGCCCACGGCCGCCGACCCGCGTCCGGTGCTGCTCACCATTGCTGGCCCTACGGCTGTGGGCAAAACCGCCCTGTGCGTGCAGTTGGCCCAGCAATTCAACACCGAAATCGTGTCGGCCGACTCGCGCCAGTTCTTTCGCGAGCTGAGCATCGGCACGGCCAAGCCCACGCCCGAGGAAATGCAGGGCGTGGCGCATCACTTCATCGACAGCCACAGCATCAGCGAGGACTACAGCGCCGGTCGCTTTGCCGCTGATGCCTTGGCCGTGCTCGAAAAGCTATTCAAACAGCATCCCCTGGTCATCCTCACCGGCGGCTCGGGGCTCTACGTGCAGGCCGTCACCGATGGGCTTGATGAGCTGCCCAGCGTGCCGCCCGAAGTGCGCGCCCAGCTCCACACCGAACTGGCCACCCACGGCCTGCCCCACCTCGTGGCCGAGCTCGCCCAAACCGACCCCGTGGCCCACGCCCGCATCGACCAGCAAAACCCCCAGCGCATCGTGCGCGCCCTGGAAATCACGCGCGCCACGGGCCGGCCATTTTCCAGCTTCCACTCCGACGGCCCACCGCCCGAAAACCCGCTCTTCCGCAACGTAAAAGTGGCCCTAACGCGCGAGCGGGAAATGCTGTATGAGCGCATCAACCTGCGCGTGGAGCACATGCTGGCCGCCGGCCTGCTCGAAGAGGTGCAATCGGTACTCCCCTACCGCCACCACCACGCCCTGCAAACCGTGGGCTACCAGGAAATATTCGGCTACCTCGACGGCGAATACGACTGGGCCGAGGCCGTGCGCCTGCTTCAGCGCAACACTCGCCGCTACGCCAAGCGCCAGCTCACCTGGCTGCGCCGCGACCCGGCGTATCAGTGGGTAGAATTAGGGTAA
- the pfkA gene encoding 6-phosphofructokinase has product MKRIAVFTSGGDSPGMNAAIRAVVRTATYHGIEVYGIMRGYSGMIKGEFVRLDSASVSNTVQKGGTILKSARSLKFMTKEGRQQAFDQLVNHGIEGLVAIGGNGTFTGAMIFEEEFGIPTVGAPGTIDNDLYGTDYTIGYDTAVNTALDCIDKIRDTADSHDRCFFVEVMGRDSGYIAIPCAIGGGAEIVMIPETQMSTDVAVETLQAGWHRSKTSFIVIVAEGDEEGNATQVAARVKEAIPQLDTRVTVIGHIQRGGSPTAADRLLGSQLGIAAVEGLMNGMRNVMAGIIDKKLVYTPFIDTINKKKLINQSFMRMVEILSV; this is encoded by the coding sequence ATGAAGAGAATAGCAGTATTTACCAGCGGCGGCGACTCGCCGGGCATGAACGCCGCCATCCGGGCGGTGGTGCGCACCGCCACCTACCATGGCATTGAGGTGTATGGCATTATGCGCGGCTACAGCGGCATGATTAAGGGCGAGTTCGTGCGGCTCGATTCGGCGTCGGTGTCCAACACGGTGCAGAAGGGCGGCACCATCCTGAAATCGGCCCGCAGCCTGAAGTTCATGACCAAGGAAGGCCGGCAGCAGGCATTCGACCAGTTGGTAAATCACGGCATCGAGGGCCTCGTGGCCATCGGCGGCAATGGCACCTTCACGGGCGCCATGATTTTTGAGGAGGAGTTCGGCATCCCAACGGTGGGCGCGCCCGGCACCATCGACAACGACCTGTACGGCACCGATTATACCATCGGCTACGACACGGCCGTGAATACCGCCCTGGACTGCATCGACAAAATCCGCGACACGGCCGACTCGCACGACCGGTGCTTCTTTGTGGAGGTGATGGGCCGCGACTCGGGCTACATCGCCATTCCCTGCGCCATCGGCGGCGGGGCCGAAATCGTGATGATTCCGGAAACCCAGATGAGCACCGACGTGGCCGTGGAAACCCTGCAGGCCGGCTGGCACCGCTCCAAAACCTCGTTCATCGTCATCGTGGCCGAGGGCGACGAGGAGGGCAACGCCACCCAGGTGGCAGCCCGCGTGAAAGAAGCCATTCCGCAGCTCGATACGCGCGTCACGGTTATCGGCCATATTCAGCGGGGCGGCTCGCCCACGGCCGCCGACCGCCTGCTGGGCTCGCAACTTGGCATCGCAGCCGTGGAGGGCCTGATGAACGGCATGCGCAACGTCATGGCCGGCATCATCGACAAGAAGCTGGTTTACACGCCATTCATTGATACCATCAACAAGAAAAAACTTATCAACCAGAGCTTTATGCGGATGGTGGAGATTCTGAGCGTGTAG
- a CDS encoding TerB family tellurite resistance protein encodes MFGFFENEQAKKIKGHLLNLAALAKADGHIDAREMNFILAVGKKNGLSSSEVQALVSGAKGTSNDLPTNDSERFDQIFDLVDMMLADGIVDETEMEFCIMMAEKLGFRKAIVGVLVRKISQGVKDGLPRERIKEESNAFLNYNELPRPQVVL; translated from the coding sequence ATGTTCGGTTTTTTTGAAAATGAGCAAGCCAAAAAAATTAAGGGTCACTTGCTGAACCTGGCGGCCCTGGCCAAGGCGGACGGCCACATCGACGCGCGGGAGATGAACTTCATCCTGGCCGTGGGCAAGAAGAACGGGCTGAGCTCGTCGGAAGTGCAAGCGCTGGTTTCGGGCGCCAAAGGCACCAGCAACGACCTGCCCACCAACGACTCTGAGCGGTTCGACCAGATTTTTGACCTGGTAGACATGATGCTGGCCGACGGCATTGTGGACGAGACGGAAATGGAATTCTGCATCATGATGGCCGAAAAGCTGGGCTTCCGCAAAGCCATTGTGGGCGTGCTGGTCCGTAAAATTTCGCAGGGCGTGAAAGACGGCCTGCCGCGCGAGCGCATCAAAGAGGAAAGCAATGCCTTTTTGAACTACAACGAGTTGCCCCGGCCCCAGGTAGTGCTGTAG
- a CDS encoding aspartate aminotransferase family protein, with amino-acid sequence MTPRQLFLRHQAQTSDFPLLLEIERAEGIYMYGPDGRRYLDLISGIGVSNVGHRHPRVLAGIQAQLDKYLHLMVYGELVQAVPAQLAEAIHKTLPAQLDSVYFTNSGTEAIEGALKLAKRHTGRTELISCRNAYHGSTHGALSITGSEGFKNSFRPLLPDVRHIRHNELADLAFITERTAAVVIETVQGEAGVRVPSPEYLPALRARCTEVGALLILDEIQCGYGRTGSMWAFEQFGIEPDILVCAKGMGGGMPIGAFISSTEIMSGFKTNPILGHCTTFGGHPVSCAAALATLQVIQDERLAEGVAAKAARFRAQLRHPAIRAVRGCGLLMAVEFDSFELLKPIIDHALEHEGILTDWFLFCDNSLRLAPPLIITDAEIDEACAALLRAISHVTGSA; translated from the coding sequence CTGACCCCCCGCCAATTATTCCTGCGCCACCAGGCCCAAACCTCCGATTTTCCGCTGCTGCTGGAAATTGAGCGGGCCGAGGGCATCTACATGTACGGCCCCGACGGCCGCCGCTACCTCGACCTGATTTCAGGCATTGGCGTGAGCAACGTGGGCCACCGCCACCCGCGCGTGCTGGCCGGCATTCAGGCCCAGCTCGATAAGTACCTGCACCTGATGGTGTACGGCGAGCTGGTGCAGGCCGTGCCCGCCCAGCTGGCCGAGGCCATCCACAAAACCCTGCCCGCGCAGCTCGATTCGGTGTATTTCACCAACTCCGGCACCGAGGCCATTGAGGGCGCCCTGAAGCTGGCCAAGCGCCACACCGGCCGCACCGAGCTCATTTCCTGCCGCAACGCCTACCACGGCTCCACGCACGGCGCGTTGTCCATCACCGGTTCCGAAGGCTTCAAGAACAGCTTCCGCCCGCTGCTGCCCGATGTGCGCCACATTCGCCACAACGAGCTGGCCGACCTGGCCTTCATCACCGAGCGCACTGCCGCTGTGGTCATCGAAACCGTGCAGGGCGAAGCCGGCGTGCGCGTGCCCAGCCCCGAGTACCTGCCGGCCCTGCGCGCCCGCTGCACCGAAGTGGGCGCGTTGCTCATTCTGGATGAAATTCAGTGCGGCTACGGGCGCACGGGCAGCATGTGGGCCTTCGAGCAGTTCGGCATCGAGCCCGACATTCTGGTGTGCGCCAAGGGCATGGGCGGTGGCATGCCCATCGGGGCCTTCATTTCGAGCACCGAAATCATGTCGGGCTTCAAAACCAACCCCATTCTAGGGCACTGCACCACCTTCGGCGGGCACCCGGTGAGCTGCGCAGCGGCCCTGGCCACTCTGCAGGTCATTCAGGACGAGCGGCTGGCCGAGGGCGTGGCGGCCAAGGCGGCCCGCTTTCGGGCGCAGCTGCGGCACCCGGCCATCCGGGCCGTGCGCGGCTGCGGCCTGCTGATGGCCGTGGAATTTGATTCGTTTGAGTTGCTCAAGCCCATCATCGACCATGCGCTGGAGCACGAAGGCATTCTCACCGATTGGTTCTTGTTCTGCGACAATTCTCTGCGGCTAGCTCCCCCGCTCATCATTACCGACGCCGAGATTGACGAGGCCTGCGCGGCCTTGCTGCGGGCCATTTCGCACGTCACGGGCTCGGCCTGA
- a CDS encoding sigma-70 family RNA polymerase sigma factor, with the protein MEDHEILLKFQDPASRNLAFNQLVRKYQSKVYWHVRKMVIDHDDADDLTQDVFVKVWKHLENFRQDAALFTWIYRIATNECLNFLSSKRRKFLLPLTDVGAELAAKIEADPAVAGDEIELKLQKAILRLPDKQRLVFNLRYYDEMPYEQMAEVTGTSVGALKASYHHAVKKVEEYVTRTTDD; encoded by the coding sequence TTGGAAGACCACGAAATTCTCCTCAAGTTTCAAGACCCGGCCTCGCGCAACCTGGCGTTCAACCAGCTCGTGCGCAAGTACCAGAGCAAGGTGTACTGGCACGTGCGCAAGATGGTGATTGACCACGACGACGCCGACGACCTCACCCAGGACGTGTTCGTGAAAGTGTGGAAGCACCTGGAGAACTTCCGGCAAGACGCCGCCCTCTTCACCTGGATATACCGCATTGCCACCAACGAGTGCCTGAATTTTTTGAGCAGCAAGCGGCGCAAGTTCCTGCTGCCCCTCACCGACGTGGGCGCCGAGTTGGCCGCCAAAATCGAAGCCGACCCCGCCGTGGCCGGCGACGAGATTGAGCTGAAGCTACAAAAAGCCATCCTGCGCCTGCCCGACAAGCAGCGCCTCGTGTTCAACCTGCGCTACTACGACGAGATGCCCTACGAGCAAATGGCCGAAGTAACGGGCACCAGCGTGGGCGCGTTGAAAGCCAGCTACCACCACGCCGTGAAAAAAGTGGAGGAATACGTGACCCGCACCACCGACGACTAA